A window from Actinomycetota bacterium encodes these proteins:
- a CDS encoding MFS transporter produces MADSTSKFNKLQVSLSATSHLVTDLYSSFIVGLIPVLATKFGLSLFLVSILTSTNYIANSFTQPIFGLLSDRHGTKKFMVAGPMLAAIFISMLGVLPSYWLILIFLFLGNLSISAFHPSSASIAGHFGGEKRGLGNSIISFGGNLGYAAGSLFIIFIIEKIGLPYTPLTMVPGIIMSAILLKTLKSPNLNLPAGPHTNIFKKVKKVKKPKLGLLAIIIFTSFSRDLIWVSLATFLPLHFTQKNITLLNVGYLLLAFGVIGAIGGVVSGYLNDKGIRSTILIQLGLLLCLPLFFLVFRTEGMWSILFYISGGFFLISTLPVCIRLSQQILPANLGLASSLVIGLSGGTAAITMIFLGKVADMIGVVATMNIILVIPLVSIMLLLFFPWLKARS; encoded by the coding sequence ATGGCTGATTCTACCTCAAAATTTAACAAATTACAGGTTTCCTTGTCTGCTACCAGCCACCTGGTAACAGACCTGTATTCCAGCTTTATAGTAGGGTTGATACCAGTACTGGCTACAAAATTTGGGTTGTCTCTTTTTTTGGTAAGCATTCTTACTTCCACCAATTATATTGCCAATAGTTTTACCCAGCCAATCTTTGGTTTGCTTTCAGACCGGCACGGAACCAAAAAATTTATGGTAGCAGGACCCATGCTGGCAGCCATATTTATAAGCATGCTGGGGGTATTGCCCTCCTATTGGTTAATTTTAATTTTCCTTTTTTTGGGAAATCTTTCTATTTCTGCCTTTCATCCTTCCAGCGCCTCTATCGCCGGCCACTTCGGTGGAGAAAAAAGGGGATTGGGAAACAGCATAATTTCCTTTGGGGGTAATCTTGGTTATGCGGCCGGGTCCCTGTTTATAATATTTATAATAGAAAAAATTGGTTTGCCCTATACCCCTCTAACCATGGTGCCAGGGATAATCATGTCAGCTATTTTACTGAAAACCTTAAAGTCACCAAATTTAAACCTGCCGGCAGGACCGCACACCAATATTTTTAAAAAAGTAAAAAAAGTAAAAAAACCGAAGCTTGGTTTACTGGCCATAATTATTTTTACCTCTTTTTCCAGGGATCTGATCTGGGTTTCTTTGGCTACTTTTCTTCCACTTCATTTTACCCAGAAGAATATAACTTTGCTAAACGTAGGTTATCTGCTTCTAGCTTTTGGGGTTATTGGAGCTATAGGTGGAGTAGTATCTGGATACCTTAATGATAAGGGAATCAGGAGCACTATACTTATTCAACTGGGTTTGCTGCTATGCCTTCCTCTTTTCTTTTTAGTGTTTAGAACTGAAGGAATGTGGTCAATCCTATTCTATATCAGTGGAGGTTTTTTCCTTATTTCCACCCTTCCGGTGTGTATAAGATTATCCCAACAGATACTTCCTGCCAACCTTGGCCTGGCGTCCTCTCTGGTAATAGGCCTTAGCGGCGGCACAGCCGCTATAACTATGATATTTTTAGGAAAGGTAGCCGATATGATAGGGGTAGTAGCTA